In one window of Dermochelys coriacea isolate rDerCor1 chromosome 3, rDerCor1.pri.v4, whole genome shotgun sequence DNA:
- the HTR1E gene encoding 5-hydroxytryptamine receptor 1E has translation MNFTNCTTEASMAVKPKTVTEKMLITLILALITILTMLLNSAVITAIGTTKKLHQPANYLICSLALTDLLVALLVMPLSITYIVMDTWTLGYFICEIWLSVDMTCCTCSILHLCVIALDRYWAITDAIEYARKRTVKRAGLMIVSVWTISIFISMPPLFWRNHHSVTIPSECRIQHDHVIYTIYSTFGAFYIPLMLILILYYRIYHAAKSLYQKRGSSRHLSNRSTDSQNSFASCKLTQTFCVSDFSTSDPTMEFDKIHASVRIPPIDNDLELAGDRQQISSIRERKAARILGLILGAFILSWLPFFIKELIVGLSIHTVSAEVADFLTWLGYVNSLINPLLYTSFNDDFKLAFKKLIRCWENS, from the coding sequence atgaatTTCACAAACTGCACAACAGAAGCCAGCATGGCTGTCAAACCCAAAACAGTCACTGAAAAGATGCTTATTACCCTGATCTTGGCCTTAATCACAATTTTGACTATGCTGCTGAACTCTGCTGTAATTACTGCAATTGGCACCACCAAGAAACTACACCAGCCTGCAAATTACTTAATATGTTCACTAGCTCTGACAGATCTGCTTGTTGCTCTTTTAGTCATGCCCTTGAGTATTACATATATAGTGATGGATACGTGGACTCTGGGATACTTCATCTGTGAGATATGGCTTAGCGTTGACATGACCTGCTGCACGTGTTCAATTCTTCATCTTTGCGTCATTGCACTGGATAGATACTGGGCGATCACAGATGCTATTGAATACGCCAGGAAAAGAACAGTAAAAAGGGCCGGGCTTATGATAGTCTCTGTATGGACTATATCCATTTTCATTTCGATGCCACCTTTGTTTTGGAGAAATCATCACAGCGTCACTATTCCCAGCGAGTGTCGCATTCAACATGATCACGTGATCTACACTATTTACTCCACTTTTGGGGCATTTTATATCCCCTTGATGCTAATACTGATCCTCTATTACAGAATTTACCACGCTGCAAAGAGCCTATACCAAAAACGGGGGTCAAGCCGCCACCTAAGCAACAGGAGCACGGACAGCCAAAATTCTTTTGCCAGTTGTAAGCTCACGCAGACGTTCTGCGTGTCAGACTTCTCAACATCTGACCCAACCATGGAATTTGATAAAATACATGCGTCAGTGAGAATTCCTCCTATTGATAATGACCTGGAGCTGGCTGGTGACCGTCAGCAGATTTCCAGTATACGGGAACGAAAGGCCGCTCGCATCCTGGGACTGATCTTAGGGGCTTTCATCTTGTCATGGTTGCCATTTTTCATTAAGGAGCTTATTGTGGGCCTGAGCATTCACACGGTGTCTGCAGAAGTAGCTGACTTTTTGACATGGCTTGGCTATGTCAACTCCCTTATCAACCCTCTGCTGTACACTAGTTTTAATGACGATTTTAAGCTGGCCTTTAAAAAGCTTATTCGGTGTTGGGAAAATTCTTAA